Proteins encoded in a region of the Zea mays cultivar B73 chromosome 2, Zm-B73-REFERENCE-NAM-5.0, whole genome shotgun sequence genome:
- the LOC100384173 gene encoding Aspartic proteinase nepenthesin-1 precursor: MPSLAAFLVLLLPPLLLSAAGAAEAEELIGFKATLRHVDADAGYTEEQLLSRALRRSSARVATLQSLAALAPGDAITAARILVLASDGEYLMEMGIGTPTRYYSAILDTGSDLIWTQCAPCLLCVDQPTPYFDPARSATYRSLGCASPACNALYYPLCYQKVCVYQYFYGDSASTAGVLANETFTFGTNETRVSLPGISFGCGNLNAGSLANGSGMVGFGRGSLSLVSQLGSPRFSYCLTSFLSPVPSRLYFGVYATLNSTNASSEPVQSTPFVVNPALPTMYFLNMTGISVGGYLLPIDPAVFAINDTDGTGGTIIDSGTTITYLAEPAYDAVRAAFASQITLPLLNVTDASVLDTCFQWPPPPRQSVTLPQLVLHFDGADWELPLQNYMLVDPSTGGGLCLAMASSSDGSIIGSYQHQNFNVLYDLENSLMSFVPAPCHLM, encoded by the coding sequence ATGCCGAGTCTTGCGGCGTTCTTGGTCCTCCTGCTCCCGCCGCTGCTGCTTTCCGCTGCTGGTGCCGCAGAGGCAGAGGAGCTTATCGGCTTCAAGGCCACGCTGAGGCACGTGGACGCGGACGCCGGGTACACGGAGGAGCAGCTGCTCTCGCGAGCGCTACGCCGCAGCAGTGCTCGCGTGGCCACGCTGCAGTCGCTCGCGGCGTTGGCGCCGGGCGACGCGATCACCGCGGCGCGCATCCTGGTGCTCGCCAGCGACGGCGAGTACCTGATGGAGATGGGGATCGGCACGCCGACGCGGTACTACTCGGCCATCCTCGACACCGGCAGCGACCTCATCTGGACGCAGTGCGCGCCGTGCCTGCTCTGCGTCGACCAGCCCACGCCCTACTTCGACCCGGCGCGGTCCGCCACGTACAGGTCGCTCGGCTGCGCGTCCCCGGCGTGCAACGCGCTCTACTACCCGCTCTGCTACCAGAAGGTGTGCGTCTACCAGTACTTCTACGGCGACAGCGCCAGCACTGCCGGCGTCCTCGCCAACGAGACGTTCACGTTCGGCACCAACGAGACCCGGGTCAGCCTGCCGGGCATCTCGTTCGGGTGCGGGAACCTGAACGCTGGCTCGCTCGCCAACGGCTCCGGCATGGTCGGCTTCGGGCGGGGGTCCCTGTCGCTGGTCAGCCAGCTGGGCTCCCCCAGGTTCTCCTACTGCCTCACCTCCTTCCTGTCTCCGGTGCCCAGCCGGCTCTACTTCGGCGTGTACGCCACGCTGAACAGCACCAACGCCAGCAGCGAGCCGGTGCAGTCCACGCCGTTCGTCGTCAACCCGGCGCTTCCCACGATGTACTTCCTGAACATGACGGGCATCAGCGTCGGCGGCTATCTGCTGCCCATCGACCCGGCGGTGTTCGCCATCAACGACACGGACGGCACGGGCGGGACCATCATCGACTCCGGCACCACCATCACGTACCTCGCGGAGCCAGCGTATGACGCTGTCCGCGCGGCCTTCGCGTCGCAGATCACGCTGCCCTTGCTCAACGTTACGGATGCCTCGGTTCTGGACACGTGCTTCcagtggccgccgccgccgcgccaatCGGTGACGCTGCCGCAGCTTGTGCTCCACTTCGACGGGGCGGACTGGGAGCTCCCTCTGCAGAACTACATGCTGGTGGATCCCAGCACAGGGGGCGGCTTGTGCCTGGCCATGGCGTCGTCTTCCGACGGCTCCATCATCGGCAGCTACCAGCACCAGAACTTCAACGTGCTCTACGACCTCGAGAACAGCCTCATGTCCTTCGTCCCAGCACCGTGCCATCTAATGTAG